gtttttaatatttttatcggatatttcatattttattgtttcttacatgagtcaaaatttatttaaatcttgattttgatcgccgacattgatttctgcctcaatacacttattttactgaacaaaatcaggaactaaattttaaaaaccgcttcattgatgattttcgattcttaaattttcaaacttcagcataacaggttacttgttagagcttgaaaagatcataaaaaaacaattgcatgtgatagcattttcgagctcgaaaatatatctacactaatgttttcgagctctttgaggtcgaaaacagcgggaagttttggggctggcccgcagggtcaaccgacagaccgatttttttttaaagaataacaatttaatacATAACGAAAAcccattttaaaattagtttagtcttgtttatttattgcggtaataaaattataattaaatcaatggttacaaaagaaatttttttaaataaaatattaccagttaaatttttcttcttatttattaaattcatcccattttacttcaattttttttttaatttttttcattgcaatATTGaacttcaaattcaaattttaaaatcgatctGCATAATCAGGGTATATTTAAAAGTGTGGCTATCAGGGGATATCAATAACTCGATCATTATTTTCCATCGACTATCGAAgtttacttgaaaaaatatcgataaacaTCGTGCATCCCGAGTATGGAAAGTAGAGGCGCCAAGTATAAAAACGATGAAAGAACCGGCTTCGGCTTTTTCGGTTCttattttctgttttaaataaaaattataaggtcCAGATTTCAGAAATAGGACTTTTCAGTTGtaaagtgtaataaaaatgcacatctaaaatattaaaaaaaaaaaaaattcgcatCTCCAATATGAATTGTATCAGAATAATGTACTTAGTTCTCAATCCtcaaagaaattatattttaaaaattcatgacaaaaaaaaattttcttttactattGTAGTAGAAGTACAATAATGATAGTTGTCGTCATTCAATTGAgagtaaaagagaaaaataaaggaaactaattaaaataactaatttatcaataaatctaTTGAGTTAGAAAAACGATCAacaattatttgaacaatgaaaaatacatttttaaaacgatcTTACTTAAATGCTGTAGAAACCTATTACACTCACTGAAATGCAACGGAATTGTAAGAAGTTAGgatgaaattaaaagacaAAAATGAGACGTAAATATCTAGATCTCAATtgctttcaaaaaataatcatggTGGGATCAACTTACCTAAAAAATTAGCGAACAAAACTCTACGAGAGGACAGGTTACTATGGATACCATAGAATTCTTGAGCTAGTCGATCAAGTTTCTATAGAAGTCAATGTTTTTAGTACTTCATacggaaaatttaaatcggaAGTAATCAAGTAGGGTAGAGGTaccgtttttggccacttGAAAGCCAATTCTGGACacaggaaaattaaaataaaataattttcaaagtacgcaataatataattaatttttaaaatgtgttcagagatatttttatcctactattaaaatggaaattttattttacactttttcgttaattgaaataaagtatTACATGTCCAAAAATAgagcagtggccacaaatggcACCTCTGCCCTCTTTGCACAAACACTTTacaatttaagaaaaaattgtgatttaattataagcaatatgtaaaaattgtaaaattcagATAGCgctaaataaatgaataaataatttttgcactggaaattttaaatgtatctttaataaaaaatattttttttttaattttgtaaatctAATCTTAATGtcctgataaattatttgtaaaatttccatgcttaatttttataactatattgAACCCAAATAATTTGTCAACGATGATtcagatttaattaataattgtgataattattcttgacagtgaataattaaaaacaaaaatttaatataaaataaaaataaggagaattatattaaaatcataaaatgtataaattcatttttgatcttttattgAAACAACATATTATGTTTACAAAGATCTTTTAAACTGATTCTTGAACTGGAGGTTCGTAACCTTCGGGTCTATCCACTTTTGATCCAGCTTCACCAGGCTCGCTGGTCTTACTTCCACCATCCCCATGTAACTCAAGTAATTTGCTAAGTTCGAATCTAGGTTTCTTCAAAACTTTTACTTTACGAATGTAAACATCATGAAGAGGATAAATTCCTTGACATGCCTTTTCAATGTCCTTAGCGATGGCATCAGGAAGTAACTTGCTAACAACACCTTTTAAGTCACTCTTGGTAATGTCTTCTGTAATTGTTGATACCATTTTCCGTCTTATGTTCCTGACCTGAAAttaagaaacaaataaataaatattcatttcgaaattaaacatttaaattgcaTTAATTTTGGTGACTAAGTAAATTATCagtgatattaaaaatattactaataaatttacattcagGATGGCcacaaagaaatgatttccaagttttctaatattttccgATTTTCCAGTGAAGattttcacatttttccctgattttgaaattttatttgtatcatTTAGATTtacaaagtttttattatattttcattttcaataattatatttgataattaaatcatgcgaaaaaccataaaaaatggcaataaaataaattaacattacctacttttaattattcaatgttaaaaatgtataagttaaaatatttaataagaaattttatgattcaaataaattcaaaatacactagttacaaaaattaaaggatactaaaaaaaatttcaaatcttttagtaattttcaacagtttgtaactcgaaggaaaatggtcgtacaataaaaacaaagagTCAAACTGtagcttcaagtgtctagttttctgTTCTGgtccttaaatttttttattatgcacgGTTCCGGAGCAATCAAAAGTCAACCTTAAGTatcgacaaaaatttattgaagctcgAAGACCGTTTTTAAGACGAGAAAAAATTAgctaaatttctttttcgatGGTTTTCTTAGGATGACTCCGACTGcacacaataaaaaatttaaagacccgatcagaaaactagacacttAAAGCtacaatttacattttttgtttttgtcgttcgaccattttccttcgagttacaatttgttgaaaatcgcttgaaaatttaaaatttttttaatgtcccttaatttttatagctagcggaaaataaaaaaatttttgaattttgaactgttacaatttaattcCTGGATACATTTTGAAATTCCCTGACATTTCCCGGTTCATAGCCACCCTGTACAAAAATCAGACTAATCCAACCAActgatttattataaagttatgTTGCTACACAATATTAACGCCTTTcatatgatataaaaaaaggcGGGGTAAGAGTGTTCCTTTAATAtacgcaataaaaaaatttccattaaaattataataacaataatggaGTCTCCATTGcgaattgattaaaattaaaattattaaatatttacctgGGCATGTTGAGCGTAACAGGTTTTTCTCTGGCTAAGTTGATCTTTGTTGGTGAAACCAATGCAGAATACTCTTAATAGATAACCATCGGTGGTTTTTACGTCAACGTTGGCTTCAATCAACGTTTGCCACTTTTTTACCATAGATCGGAGCTTGTCGGTTGTTAAATCCATACCGTGGAAATTAGTGAGGACACTTCTTCCTTGAACATCTTCCGCAATTAAACGGAATTTACGGAAAGATCTCTCAGCATCTTGATCATTTTGAAGATCCGCGAGCGAAACTTCGAAAACTCGCAGTTTTAATCCTTCACTAGcgatttctgtaaaaaaaaaaaatattgataatttgatttaaggtcaaataaatgttaataagaAGTTAATACACTAATTTACACATCTAAGTTCTGCAACGTAATTCTAGAAttgcttaaataaaaatttccaatagttaaatttagtttcatatcaaaaataaatgttagtaaggtaaaagcccctatacccgctcggtaccattagtcgctcactttaactgtttaatgagttttttatattttaaaaaaaaaaaaaaatcacaactaaaaatataattattaataaataattatttgtgaatctaaatatattaaaatatcatgtatcaaattgttttataatagattataaatttaaattaaacgactgttttcaaaatcgcgttcagccgggcattttttactttgacgttcattcgttagattaaatttaggttacgtcaaattttttaagaattgttataactaaatcttattaaatatatttttaaaattcatgaaattttatattatagaagaataaagtagtataatttataaattatttgtccaattcaataaacttatgataCTTTAATTGATACtgtctttgagcgactatagggccatgtgttgatcgagtaatggtacatgacaacttttagtgagcgactatgggtacactcaaggatcttatttaaaaaattaataataattaattatcaagattatttttcaaactaaaattttattctaatactcgaaactacaaaaaataactataaaaaaaaatatggtttttcaatttatttattaatttatagtgaGTGATTTAATTACactccaatgaaaagtgagcaGGTATAGGACCTTTTACCTTACTgcttaagaattaattaaaacttcgaatagttattgaataaaaataaaaatgaaaagacaGCTTACTTGTTCCTTGGGTTCTGTTAACCAAAGTTTTGCCGACCTGGCGAGTTGTAAACATGGACGGTGCCTTGACATCGTACCAATCTTTACGAGTGAATGGATCTACACtgcaattaatttaagataccCATTATTATCAATGTACATATAAGCtaaattatagtttaaaaattaattttataaatgtagaATAGacttattaaacaaattaacgCAATGAACAAACAGTAAAACACCAACACACATGTAGAGACGTATAAACCAAACAAACGAAATCTATCAATATTATAAACATCGCAAAATAccgagataaaataaaagattaataatttaaatcaaacatAACTGAACAATAAATACGATATATTGATTACTTACATCTTCTTTTTAACTCCTTTTTTGCCACCTTTGGACAGACCCTTATTTTTACCAACTGCCATTGCTGAGAGTAGAGGCTAAAAAGAAACCAGCATGGCTCAGATTGTTAAGCCGGAAGTCATTGGTTAGTTCCAGATGTCACGTGATGTTACTCTGCTATTCTATTCATGACGTTAAACGCCATCTGTAGCCACATCCGGTTCGTcaagaaatttaaatgtcaattttatattgtacGATAACCCTGAAATTAgccgattttcaaaataaaaaatcttatgactaaaaaaaaaaattttcaaatttaaaaatagctcatgtagatttttcaattttctagacgagtatttttttaaaaagattaaaaaataaaaactcgagttatgaatgtgaatgtagtagatatcagacaaattttaaattattaataagcaaagtaaatgattaataaatgaaaatttttgaaatatatatatatatacatataatagttTTATGtgtacatttaatatttattctgttaaatcaacacaaaaaagtgttaaatatttaatacaaaaatttttaacactaagttttttgacgcaatgacgcaaaattttttactgtgtaactATATGTTACTATTAAGTCGCAACAACAGTACAcgaagagaaaattatggtaactgtttctagtacgtttatgaaataccATCCCATActgttatggtaatgattacttgggattatgggatatagacccatactttctgggaaaagtttccataagtatgggaacaattcctatcattatggtaacagtttccatatcgcatgtgaaagaatcatggtaatgattaccatactcataggaatagttcccacaagcaaatagtaaccgatcctataaccacattgtaatggttcctaagtgtgtatgggaataagccctatatattatggtaactattcctataatattattgtaaacataaccatcatattatggtaacgattaccataacattatgggaatggttaccataatatcatggtaataatccccataatatttagaaattataataaatttttttttgtaaggggcgtttttttttttattacaaaatcttgagtatataaaaaaaacgcttattacaaaaaaaaatatttattataatttctaaatattatggtaacaattaccataataatatggtaatggttactataatatcatggtaaccattgtcataatattatggtaatgattactataatgtatgggaattattaccataatattatggtaaccattaccataatattatggtaaacaaTATCATggttacatggtaacgattaccatgattccataggaactattccgataccatatgggaattatacccataattataggaatgattaccataatatatatgggtgccgttcctataatcaacatttcatcaaaaccggttaccatgcagtatgggaaccatccccataatatatattgtaactattaccataattttctctccgtgtattaATCCTGTTGCTACAACAGGATTTTTTCTTGTCGCTGCAACATGCTTGcctcctgttgcagcaacagtaaatttttgtccgtgtgtatttaaaaatgtttaataatgaagagtttatttttattgttattatgattattaaattcacaccataattttcagtttaaattGTACCGCGTATTTTctactttcaaaaatatttgcgCGCAAGGCGGGAAAAAGCCATATGTGAGCACACTCTGgtgagttattaaaaaaatattgtaaaaataaacagaGAGAAGATTTCTCTCTGAAATAAAGATAGAGGGATagagattttttgtttatagagatattttttattttccttcatacatttttatttcttaacttATTTTCCCCTTTTAACTCATAAATTTCTTAagatgatataaattatttttaaaataaaaattaataattataccaAGACAATATTGAGGACACCAACTTATTATGTCGTTTcttaatgacatttttttttatcctcaaaatttttttatattaaagtagaatcataaaaaaaaaattagacttATGACAAAAGGGTTATCCACTCAgtcataatattaaattgtttttgtaAATAGGTCACAAAAATTCCTATATTTCTTAacgatgaattttttatttctttatagcTCTTTAAGGTTTTTACAAAGAGTAAATACAACTTTTTTGTTGATACCCTGCAGATAAATTGctacaaataattcattatagGATATTTTCGtcaatttcgaatttttttcattacaaccATAATTGGCTCatgaaatatttacaatttactttaaaatatttttattaaacttcaaaaatatatttatttataaaagtttatatttaaaaaataattttgaaaaagtatttttttcaaatccattacaaattatttatttaaatcaatcaaaattatttcaataattattcaaaattaaaaaaatattttgggcGAGTTTTCAATtgcagtatttaaatttttatcaataaaaataaaaatatgagcaaaaaaaaagtatgaaacaaaaaaaatatgagtgtgAATTTAGCAGACctataacaaatttaaaattatcagtaaataaagtaaataattaataaaatgaaattaaaaaaaatgcggatttaaaaaatttttaaattaataagtctatttttcataaatattattttttaaattattcactctatttatttgtaatttaaaatttgtctgtctgctatattcacactcataaataaataataaattacttgtcAATATAACTCAtctgaattaaattataaacatatgACAGTCATATTATTGATTgaagtctataaaaaaaatttcaactccTATTGGTCATTAGAGAGCGCGGGAAATTCAAACGGCCAATAGAAACCGTCGATCGATAGCGACATCCGGCGTAAAAGAAAGTTTGTTGTCGCTTCCGTCGCTGGTAGTAAACGCAAGAcgccattttgttaaataagcCGACGGAAAAGGCCGGAGAGCGGACACTAAAGCGGAAACTCGTTAACTTCACAAGCACGCAATAGAAACGCAAACGCTCATCACGGATGCGTGCGTccattaaacaaaatttttaaaaatcaatacaagtgaataatattcaacaataaatatatcagtggtattttttaataattattttaactacgTAACGTATGCTCTAGTGAGCGTTTATTTTAAAGCATCACAATGAGTCAAGTaagtcaaaaattaattaattaaacccCAGCCATCATATcagcgtaatttttttttttttaatttctatcaTATATTGGAGTaagtttcattaaataaaatcaataagatttaatctataaaaatttacgcaACTCGGTGACGTCAGAACTACAAactaataagaaaaaataaaaattaaaaaaaaataattttttaaattgaatttttttaacagatgTCACGTTACCCATCCGACTGTAAAGTCTACGTCGGTGATTTGGGAAGCAACGCAACAAAACAAGACCTCGAAGATGCTTTCTCATACTATGGACCCCTGAGAAACGTGTGGGTAGCAAGAAACCCACCAGGTTTTGCATTCGTCGAGTTTGAAGACGCCCGAGATGCTGACGACGCCGTTCGTGGTCTTGATGGCCGGACAATCTGCGGTCGACGAGCCAGAGTTGAACGTTCTAATGGTAAACGTCTAATGCGAGATCGTGGATCCCGTCGTGGTGGCGGCGGAGGTGGTGGCGGTGGAGGCAGACCATTCCATCCAGAAGACCGGTGTTACGAGTGCGGGGAACGTGGCCATTATGCCCGTGACTGTCCCAAACACAGGGGCGGCCGCAAACGCAGgtatgtttaatttttgtctcaTCTACCGGGtagactttatttattttattccttaaaaattcattaatccATCCGATGACCagatatttatgattaaattatttatttaaccttctaaaataaataaattgaatgaaagtttttaatttatgatatcTGGGCATTTTAGTTTTACTAATTTCATTCATCATTTGCATTTTCTTTTGTTTCGGGTGATTAAATTGCTTAAGGCAattggaaataaatatttaattattgatgtaAGTtaactgataaatatttaaatattaaaaaaacaattggtGAGTAAATGACTGTGAAGAagtcaaaagaaaaaatgaaatcaattGTTTGGAGTATTTGTTGCCGATGTAATCCTCCCCGTTATTTATAGGAGATGCGGCTGAGCAGGCATACGCATGTGTGCAATGCAATCGCAACCGAGATACTCGCGAGATTCGCCGTTGGGGTTCACTTTGtgacacacacacactgcGTAGATTACAGCGTAGAGCACCTACCTACCTACTATTGGGGTTTCCTACTGCACGTCTGCAGGGCCAAGAGAAAGCCAAAATAAACAGACTCATGACGACTGACGGGGGTGGCTAGTGTGTCGTCTTCGCTAGCGCACTTCAATACTTCCatcgaaaatataattaataataataataataataataattaatataaccaCTGAACATCATCCATGACAGATAAGAGAGTTCGCGGCACACTGGCACCTTCTTATGAGTTACTCACTGTGTTCCTTCCTTTTTGCTTGCGAAATCAAGGAGTCAAAGTCAATAAACGAGATcagtaataaacaaaaaaatacaaaaataataataataaacaatctAGCTCCTTCGTCATCGTCTTGGTCGTCTTGGTCGTCCCATCTAGCTACTCTGCCTTCATTCATCTGACCCTCGCGTGAATTCACCTACATAAGTCTGCTTGTCTCTGCTCTTCTCCCCACATTCTGGTTATTGCC
Above is a window of Microplitis demolitor isolate Queensland-Clemson2020A chromosome 1, iyMicDemo2.1a, whole genome shotgun sequence DNA encoding:
- the LOC103576722 gene encoding 40S ribosomal protein S3a — encoded protein: MAVGKNKGLSKGGKKGVKKKIVDPFTRKDWYDVKAPSMFTTRQVGKTLVNRTQGTKIASEGLKLRVFEVSLADLQNDQDAERSFRKFRLIAEDVQGRSVLTNFHGMDLTTDKLRSMVKKWQTLIEANVDVKTTDGYLLRVFCIGFTNKDQLSQRKTCYAQHAQVRNIRRKMVSTITEDITKSDLKGVVSKLLPDAIAKDIEKACQGIYPLHDVYIRKVKVLKKPRFELSKLLELHGDGGSKTSEPGEAGSKVDRPEGYEPPVQESV
- the LOC103576709 gene encoding serine/arginine-rich splicing factor 7 isoform X1; amino-acid sequence: MSQMSRYPSDCKVYVGDLGSNATKQDLEDAFSYYGPLRNVWVARNPPGFAFVEFEDARDADDAVRGLDGRTICGRRARVERSNGKRLMRDRGSRRGGGGGGGGGGRPFHPEDRCYECGERGHYARDCPKHRGGRKRRSFSRSRSRSRSKRSRSRSSSRSRSRSRSGRRAKSASKGRSESKDRSPPRRSRSRSASRSRSRKANGDRNGKF
- the LOC103576709 gene encoding serine/arginine-rich splicing factor 7 isoform X2, coding for MSQMSRYPSDCKVYVGDLGSNATKQDLEDAFSYYGPLRNVWVARNPPGFAFVEFEDARDADDAVRGLDGRTICGRRARVERSNGKRLMRDRGSRRGGGGGGGGGGRPFHPEDRCYECGERGHYARDCPKHRGGRKRRSFSRSRSRSRSKRSRSRSSSRSRSRSRSGRRAKSASKGRSESKDRSPPRRSRSRSASRSRSR